From the genome of Streptomyces sp. NBC_01317, one region includes:
- a CDS encoding HNH endonuclease, with amino-acid sequence MTTDETAERVLPAWDGAEIDALFSSRETAEACRFLLKRREDPPTMDEWIERSREVFGKGNVHTQRRLREVRDHFKVDSYRREGDGKWVYWLEGWSETPASDTGKINPKLQAEVFTVKGRFCAMCGAGPKDARLQIDHIVPRSWGGETELDNLEPLCQAHNNGKRAFFKSLNPYGDALGQAIHRTNPWERIGELLKAFADKGEATPAELIQIVARDTHKGDPKKRLRELRFVLGWDIAAHRVKENGVTAVTYELRAWNPWPAEGAPEAVKAYERERKRRKGSED; translated from the coding sequence GTGACGACGGACGAGACGGCTGAGCGGGTCCTGCCGGCCTGGGACGGTGCGGAGATCGACGCGCTGTTTTCGAGCCGCGAGACGGCGGAGGCATGCCGGTTCCTGCTGAAGCGGCGTGAGGATCCGCCGACCATGGACGAGTGGATCGAGCGGTCCCGGGAGGTCTTCGGGAAGGGGAACGTGCACACCCAGCGCCGCCTGCGGGAGGTGCGTGACCACTTCAAGGTGGACTCCTACCGGCGGGAGGGCGACGGGAAGTGGGTCTACTGGCTTGAGGGGTGGAGCGAGACGCCGGCCAGTGACACGGGGAAGATCAACCCGAAACTCCAGGCAGAGGTGTTCACCGTCAAGGGACGGTTCTGCGCGATGTGCGGCGCTGGGCCAAAGGACGCACGGCTCCAGATCGACCACATCGTGCCGCGGTCCTGGGGAGGCGAGACCGAGCTGGACAACCTCGAACCGCTCTGCCAGGCGCACAACAACGGCAAACGCGCCTTCTTCAAGTCGCTCAACCCTTACGGTGACGCGCTCGGACAGGCCATCCACCGCACAAACCCCTGGGAGCGGATCGGCGAACTGCTCAAAGCCTTCGCTGACAAGGGGGAGGCGACCCCGGCGGAACTCATCCAGATCGTGGCGCGCGATACGCACAAGGGGGATCCGAAGAAGCGGCTTCGGGAGCTGCGGTTCGTCCTCGGATGGGACATCGCCGCGCACCGGGTCAAGGAGAACGGCGTGACCGCGGTGACCTACGAACTGCGTGCCTGGAACCCCTGGCCGGCCGAAGGGGCGCCGGAAGCGGTCAAGGCTTACGAGCGGGAGCGCAAGCGCCGTAAGGGCAGTGAGGACTGA
- a CDS encoding restriction endonuclease encodes MAIPSQAPGQDVPFGQLGEADLVLDAVYAGGSSGHSGDDALARLLPGTGNQGGFRYAGSPAKGTVRLAVLYTSGGEVDWPDHLDTETGTFTYYGDNKTPGKGLHKTPRNGNVLLRDAFDHSHGTAGDRGTKVPPFLLFEKARAKGRAVRFRGLLAPGGPTLTSDDELAAIWRSTAGKRFQNYRSRFTVLDVERVSRSWITHVLDGGNALEGECPEVWQTWVQSRVYRPLLAPATTTIRSTADQLPADKTGKAMLEEIRQHFLGRESDFEACAVAVWRLIAPSTGTVDVTRPSRDGGRDAVGAYVLGPPASPISIDFALEAKCYSPDNGVGVREVSRLISRIRHRNFGVLVSTSYFNRQVQSEVQEDGHPIALVCGRDIVEALRQHGRTSVPAVRDWLQQSFPER; translated from the coding sequence ATGGCTATCCCTTCGCAAGCACCTGGGCAGGACGTTCCCTTCGGTCAGCTCGGCGAAGCTGATCTCGTGTTGGATGCCGTCTACGCCGGCGGCTCTTCAGGACACTCCGGTGACGATGCACTGGCCCGGCTGCTGCCCGGGACCGGAAACCAAGGCGGGTTCCGGTACGCCGGCTCGCCGGCCAAGGGGACGGTCCGGCTGGCTGTCCTATACACCAGCGGCGGTGAGGTGGACTGGCCCGACCACCTGGACACCGAGACAGGGACGTTCACCTATTACGGCGACAACAAGACGCCGGGCAAGGGCCTGCACAAGACCCCGCGCAACGGCAACGTCCTTCTGCGGGATGCCTTCGACCACTCCCACGGGACAGCCGGTGACCGCGGCACCAAGGTGCCGCCCTTCCTTCTCTTCGAGAAGGCCCGGGCCAAAGGGCGAGCCGTGCGCTTCCGGGGCTTGCTTGCCCCCGGTGGACCCACGCTGACCTCAGACGACGAGCTTGCAGCCATCTGGCGGTCAACCGCGGGGAAGAGGTTCCAGAACTACCGCTCGCGCTTCACCGTGCTGGACGTCGAGAGGGTCTCCCGCAGCTGGATCACCCATGTCCTGGACGGTGGAAACGCGCTCGAAGGAGAGTGCCCCGAGGTCTGGCAGACCTGGGTGCAAAGCCGCGTCTACCGGCCGTTGCTGGCTCCCGCCACAACAACTATCCGCTCCACCGCGGACCAGCTGCCCGCAGACAAGACGGGCAAGGCAATGCTGGAAGAGATCCGGCAGCACTTCCTGGGGCGGGAGTCCGACTTCGAGGCATGCGCCGTGGCCGTATGGCGCCTGATTGCCCCGTCCACCGGCACGGTGGATGTGACCCGCCCGAGCCGCGACGGAGGACGCGACGCCGTCGGCGCGTACGTGCTCGGTCCCCCGGCCAGCCCGATCAGCATTGACTTTGCCCTTGAGGCCAAGTGCTACAGCCCGGACAACGGAGTCGGAGTCCGTGAAGTCTCCCGCCTGATCTCCCGCATCCGGCACCGCAACTTCGGCGTGCTGGTCAGCACGTCCTACTTCAACCGGCAGGTGCAGAGCGAGGTACAGGAAGACGGGCACCCGATCGCGCTCGTCTGCGGCCGCGACATCGTCGAAGCACTCCGGCAGCACGGCCGGACCAGCGTTCCCGCGGTGCGTGACTGGCTGCAGCAGAGTTTCCCTGAGAGGTAA
- a CDS encoding GNAT family N-acetyltransferase, with translation MIIMAAEPRDLTRLLAFREEAAAWLRALGSDQWSRPYPADKLLTTIEAGRVFMLRDGRTTAATITLTPDAEAGLWSDSELTEPSMFVNKLTVAREYAGQNLGGRLLDWAGDRAHRAGAEWLRLDAWTMNEALQRYYLAHGFSHVRTVREGGAVNGGPRVSGWLAQREARSADHGFTEQAPAPERIRPAA, from the coding sequence GTGATCATCATGGCTGCGGAACCACGCGACCTGACTAGGCTGCTCGCCTTCCGCGAAGAAGCGGCGGCCTGGCTGCGGGCGCTCGGATCTGACCAGTGGAGCCGTCCGTATCCCGCCGACAAGCTGTTGACCACCATCGAGGCGGGCAGGGTGTTCATGCTCCGGGACGGCCGTACGACCGCCGCCACGATTACTCTCACCCCGGACGCTGAAGCGGGGCTCTGGTCGGACAGCGAGCTGACCGAGCCGTCGATGTTCGTCAATAAGCTCACCGTTGCTCGGGAGTACGCCGGCCAAAATCTTGGTGGTCGCCTGCTCGACTGGGCAGGCGATCGTGCACACCGCGCGGGCGCAGAGTGGCTTCGGCTGGACGCCTGGACCATGAATGAGGCCCTCCAGCGGTACTACCTCGCGCACGGCTTCAGCCACGTGCGTACCGTCCGAGAGGGCGGTGCTGTGAACGGCGGGCCCCGCGTCTCTGGATGGCTCGCGCAGCGTGAGGCCCGATCGGCGGATCACGGCTTCACGGAACAGGCCCCCGCTCCCGAACGAATTCGCCCTGCGGCGTGA
- a CDS encoding AlbA family DNA-binding domain-containing protein — protein sequence MMTPTEVEALLAQPEGMDLEFKSARVPPSALGKAIAAFANANGGTVIVGVDERSGAEGVELGGVQPHNFERLVRYACARLTPLPDVQRFCVPVRGKQIGVIQVAAEPGSYVSADGQLVRRVGAETRTVSAESARSSHVQPKWNRRSRILATCLVAAVLPSAIFLVRYFQGADPSSLTPGAIITGLAILFSGVAGEFAAMRAADEGVSPTRERVRQAEAELEEGLRSRHTGAPEAEVEEQARLTLSDLWTVTHRRLDHYHGIALGQAEKSFRNAQAAMITGFILLIGFAVAGLIVGTTAGAIVAGALGAVSAALAGFISSTFVRSQEAAAEHLRAYFDQPLEFSRYLAAERLISDARLNSEQRAQILGTLVQAMIVGPPTAPQDGQDLQQSGRGV from the coding sequence ATGATGACACCAACAGAGGTCGAGGCGTTACTGGCTCAGCCTGAAGGCATGGACCTGGAATTCAAAAGCGCGCGGGTCCCTCCTAGCGCTCTTGGAAAAGCAATTGCCGCATTCGCGAATGCCAATGGCGGCACCGTTATCGTTGGGGTGGATGAGCGTAGTGGTGCTGAAGGGGTGGAGTTGGGAGGGGTCCAACCGCACAACTTCGAGAGGCTCGTACGCTATGCGTGCGCACGTCTCACCCCTCTGCCCGATGTACAACGATTCTGCGTACCTGTCCGTGGTAAGCAAATCGGCGTGATTCAAGTAGCAGCCGAACCCGGATCATACGTCTCCGCCGATGGACAACTAGTGCGGCGCGTTGGGGCTGAAACTCGAACTGTGAGTGCCGAAAGCGCCCGAAGTTCACATGTGCAGCCCAAGTGGAATCGCCGCAGCCGGATCTTGGCCACCTGCCTAGTCGCCGCAGTGCTACCTTCAGCGATTTTCTTGGTTCGCTATTTCCAAGGTGCCGATCCATCATCGCTTACGCCTGGGGCAATCATTACCGGATTGGCTATTCTATTCTCAGGGGTGGCGGGAGAATTTGCGGCGATGCGCGCCGCCGACGAGGGTGTTTCCCCCACCCGAGAGCGTGTGCGACAGGCCGAAGCAGAGCTTGAGGAAGGGCTTAGGTCACGCCATACGGGTGCCCCGGAAGCGGAGGTAGAAGAACAGGCGCGCCTCACTCTCTCCGATCTATGGACCGTCACCCATAGGCGGCTAGACCACTATCACGGAATCGCGCTTGGGCAAGCAGAAAAGTCGTTCCGAAACGCACAGGCGGCCATGATTACCGGCTTCATTCTGCTAATCGGATTCGCGGTAGCGGGTCTCATTGTTGGAACAACAGCCGGCGCTATTGTGGCTGGTGCTCTCGGCGCAGTTTCTGCCGCTCTGGCAGGATTTATCAGTAGCACCTTTGTGAGGTCTCAGGAGGCTGCGGCCGAGCATCTCCGTGCCTACTTCGACCAACCCCTTGAATTCTCTCGATATTTGGCGGCTGAGCGGCTAATTTCTGATGCCAGGCTCAACTCTGAGCAGCGTGCGCAAATCTTGGGAACCCTAGTTCAAGCGATGATTGTAGGGCCGCCGACTGCACCCCAAGACGGCCAGGACCTTCAGCAGTCAGGTCGCGGTGTGTAG
- a CDS encoding GntR family transcriptional regulator, producing MTKQPKYRQVADILRREIDNGTYAPGARLPSENDLQQRFDASRNTVRNGLSLLVSEGLVTSSQGLGYEVKSHEVFELNASRFENLTFPQNGDAYSTDVMNAGRRPHQTFRVEMLPASNDVAERLKVPAGTTAVLRFCHRYVDDVPWSTQATYYPSWLIDVSPRLAEPGDIEEGTTRYLASRGIEQVGYFDEIAARMPTPEEGRLLEIGAGVPVMIWMRTGYSADRPIRCTITTFRGDLNRMNYEIGALSARSESA from the coding sequence ATGACCAAGCAGCCGAAGTACCGGCAAGTGGCCGACATCCTGCGTCGCGAGATCGACAACGGCACTTACGCGCCGGGGGCGCGGCTGCCCTCGGAGAACGACCTGCAGCAGCGGTTCGACGCGTCCAGGAACACGGTCCGCAACGGGCTAAGCCTGCTGGTCAGTGAGGGTCTGGTCACGTCCAGCCAAGGGTTGGGGTACGAGGTCAAGTCGCACGAGGTGTTCGAGCTGAACGCGTCTCGTTTCGAGAACCTGACCTTCCCGCAGAACGGGGACGCCTACAGCACAGACGTCATGAACGCCGGCCGGCGGCCCCATCAGACCTTCCGCGTGGAGATGCTGCCAGCTTCGAACGATGTCGCAGAGCGACTCAAAGTCCCCGCAGGTACGACGGCCGTATTGCGATTTTGTCATCGCTACGTTGACGACGTCCCGTGGTCCACGCAGGCCACCTACTATCCGTCGTGGTTGATCGACGTCTCGCCGCGCTTGGCCGAGCCGGGAGATATCGAGGAGGGCACGACTCGCTACCTCGCATCGCGCGGGATCGAGCAGGTCGGGTACTTCGACGAGATCGCTGCGCGGATGCCTACGCCGGAAGAGGGCCGCCTTCTGGAGATCGGAGCTGGAGTGCCCGTGATGATCTGGATGCGAACGGGCTACTCCGCAGACCGCCCGATCCGATGCACGATCACGACGTTTCGAGGAGACCTGAATCGCATGAACTACGAGATTGGCGCCCTGTCCGCCCGGAGCGAGAGCGCGTGA
- a CDS encoding DUF4231 domain-containing protein, translating to MAGLISDSSGGTITDSLIQYRRDIADLKQRIKNRRLQVFGMFGTPIFLVSTLMVGASSKVLLWLHSEMPNAVLNVFVISALILAAASGVQFYLEFSGEVWEDSGTSVRELMLELSLAEERHVLEARSRTPPSADRQASYRERLPSEIVRLRMESRHYRRLHLLMQWLLFISSAAVSAVTAWFDPPQPAKGVLICLGFTVTVITAAVGYFKPRERAFNLQQTADNIEQHATAFELGIAPYNAPEEARNLELFATTVEDMRADQRMREQQLDQPQQGQQQVI from the coding sequence GTGGCAGGGTTGATAAGCGACTCTAGCGGCGGGACGATAACGGATTCCCTGATTCAGTACCGCCGCGATATCGCAGACTTGAAGCAACGAATCAAAAATCGCCGCCTTCAGGTTTTCGGAATGTTTGGAACTCCCATCTTCTTAGTGTCTACACTCATGGTGGGGGCGAGTTCGAAAGTTCTACTCTGGCTTCATTCAGAAATGCCAAATGCCGTTCTTAACGTTTTTGTGATTTCCGCGCTAATTCTGGCGGCCGCTTCGGGCGTGCAATTCTATCTTGAGTTTAGTGGGGAGGTGTGGGAGGACTCTGGAACTTCGGTTAGAGAGCTTATGCTTGAGCTTTCACTGGCAGAGGAACGTCATGTTCTCGAAGCCAGGAGTCGCACCCCTCCTTCGGCTGACCGGCAGGCATCCTACAGGGAAAGACTTCCGTCGGAAATAGTTCGGCTGCGCATGGAGTCTCGACACTATCGTCGCCTGCATCTCCTAATGCAATGGCTGCTTTTTATTAGTTCGGCTGCAGTCTCGGCCGTAACTGCTTGGTTTGACCCTCCCCAGCCCGCCAAGGGGGTTCTTATCTGTCTTGGCTTCACCGTCACTGTGATTACGGCGGCCGTGGGATACTTTAAGCCTCGCGAGCGGGCCTTTAATCTGCAACAGACGGCCGACAATATCGAGCAGCACGCTACTGCATTTGAATTGGGGATTGCGCCCTACAATGCACCTGAAGAAGCGCGGAATCTCGAACTTTTTGCTACAACGGTGGAAGATATGCGCGCGGACCAGCGTATGCGAGAACAACAACTTGACCAGCCTCAGCAGGGGCAACAACAAGTCATCTAG